Part of the Deltaproteobacteria bacterium genome, AGGCCGGTGCATCCCGGCGAGATACTGCGCGACGAACTCGACGCGCTCGGCTTGCGGGCCAACGCGCTGGCGGACGCGCTGGGAGTGCCGGTGAACCGCGTGACCATGATCCTGAACGGACAGCGGGGCGTCAGCGCGGACACGGCGCTGCGTCTGGCGCGGTAT contains:
- a CDS encoding HigA family addiction module antitoxin — encoded protein: MNARNGMRPVHPGEILRDELDALGLRANALADALGVPVNRVTMILNGQRGVSADTALRLARYFGTTPQLWMNLQKTWELRRAEIEAGREIAERVTPRQSVA